The sequence below is a genomic window from Blastopirellula retiformator.
CATGTACGGCGTTCAGTTGGGTGGCGATCTGACGACCCGCCTGACGACTCGCTTGAGCCTGACCGGCTTCCTGGAATGCGGTCTCTATGGCAACCGGGGGGTTCAGCACACCACGATCCTGCTGAACGATACCGGAACACTGGCCAGCGTGATCGAAGAAGCTTCGGCTAACCGAGCTTCGATGGTCACCGAAGGGGGCTTCTACGGCAACTTCAAGCTGACGCCGCATGCAGCCATAAAGCTTGGCTACCAAGTGGTTTATGTCGATGGCGTGGCCCTGGCGGTCGACAACTACAACTTCACCACCGGACTGGGAACCGCCCCGGCGGCCCTGGCCGGACGGGCGATCACCGTCGACGACAACGGCTCGGCGCTCTATCACGGCGCCACGGCGGGCCTGGAAGTCGTCTGGTAGTCGCAAAGCGTTGACCAAAAAGAGGTTACAACAAGGGCCGGCGAATCTCGCCGGCCCTTTCTTTTTGCGCATCTGCCCGCAAAATTTGGGGAACTCTGGTGGCATCCCCCACGTCTAAACCACGTTGCAAAGTCTACCGAATTCCCCCAAACGGAAAATTTGGGCAATTCGGCTAGACTGCGTCAGATACGTTGTAAACGGGCTGACGAGCAACTATTTTCATTAGCTACGGAATCGTTCCCCTCTTCAGGCCCGTCCTGGCCCGAACATTTGGGATAATCCGTCGCAAGCCCTACTCCCATACTCACGACAGCTCAGCCAGCCAAAACGCAAGGGATCTTGCCCGACCATTCTCGGGCCAGGTCGGCGTTCGGAGATTCGCACCATGAAACGGTCTTCTCGTAAACCCAAAAACCGCCTTCCGAAACATGGCTCTCAAGCGAAATTCGAGGCCCTGGAAGCGCGGATGGTCATGGATGCGGCCGGCTACGAAGCGGCCCTCGACTCGTTCATGGGAACCGATCGCGTCGGTCGAGACGGCCCCCTGGCGGTCTTGGGCTGGAACCTGACGGTTCTCTATCACGATGGCGAAGCCAACAGTTCGCCGATCGATCCGGACGCCCCAACCGACGACGAGACCACCAGCGATCCTGCGGGTCTTCGCGAATTGTACGAGATCGATTCGGAAAATCGAATCCTGCTCGACATCGCGGCTTTCGACACGGCCGGCAAGAACGACCTGATTGCAGGTCTCGGCCAACTTGGGTTCGTCCAAATGGGACAGCTCAACAACACCGTCTCCGGTTTTCTGCCAATTTCCTCGCTCGCCGATCTGGCCGCCTTACCATCACTCGGCGGCGTCTCGGCCTCGATCGTGAAAACGCACGTTGGATCGGTCGATAGCCAGGGGGACGCCTCGATGCTGACAGACGAGGTCCGGGCCGAATACGGCTATGATGGCGCCGGCCAGAAGATTGGCGTCCTGTCCGACAGCTATAACGCACTTGGCGGTGAAGCAGCCGATATCGCGACCGGCGACCTCCCCGGCGCCGGCAATCCGGAAGGCTACACGACGCCGGTTCAGGTGCTGCAAGACTACATCTCAATCGACTCGTCCGACGAAGGGCGAGGCATGATGCAGTTGGTGCATGACGTCGCCCCGGCGGCCGACTTGGCGTTTACCACCGCGTTCACCGGGAAGGCGGGCTTCGCCCAGGGGATCTACGACCTGGCCGCGGCCGGATCGACCGTCATCGTCGACGACGTTGGCTACGCAAATGAACCGTGGTTTTCTGACGGCATGATCGCCCTAGCGGCCGACAGCGTCGTCCAAAACAACGTCGCGTATTTTACCTCGGCTGGTAATAGCGCACGCGAGTCGTATGAGAGCGACTATCGCGTGGGCAACACCTATAACGAAGGCGACTTTGCCTCGGCGACCGGCGCTCCCACCTTCTTCGGTGGAACGTCGCACGACTTCGATCCTGGCTCCGGCGTTGACGATCGCCAGTCGATTACGCTCGCCCCACAGAGTTTCGTCACGCTTACCATGCAGTGGGACGACACCTTCCTGACCGATGGCGGCATCGCCTCCTCTAGCGTGGTCGACATTTACGTACTATCGGGGAACACCGTCGTCGCTGGCGGCACCGACTTGAACGTCGACGCCTTTGAAGGCTTCAACGTCATCAACGCAACCGACTCTGCCGCGACGTACGACATCATGATCGTCTCGTACTCTGGCGATCTGCCGACTCGCCTGAAGTACGTCCAGTACCGCGGCGCCATGGCGGTCAACGAATACGACACGGCCAGCGGCACCGCTTTGGGGCACTCCAACGCCGAATATGCGATGAGCATCGGCGCCGCCTATTATCTTGAAACGCCCGTATTCGGCACCGCGCCGGCAGCGATTGAATCGTTCTCCTCGGCCGGCGGTACGCCGATCTTGCTTGACCAAGCGGGCAATCACATCACGCCGAACTACCGACAGACCGTTGACGTTGTTGGGCCCGACGGCTCCGACACGACCTTCTTCGGCGGCGGCGACTCAGACGCTACCGGCTTCCCGAATTTCTTTGGCACTTCGGCCGCTGCGCCGCACGTCGCTGCTCTGGCGGCTCTGATGCGGCAGGCAAACACAAGCCTCTCGGCGCTCGAAGTCAACGACATCCTCCGCGAAACCGCGACCGACATGGACGATCCCACTACCAGCGGATTTGACGTAGGTTTTGACACCGGAACTGGTTACGGCTATGTGAACGGCATCGAAGCGGTTCTCGGCGCCATCTTCGCGGGCGCCGACACCATCGGCTCGCCGGACGCGTGCGGCGTCTACACGGGACCAGCCGCCATTGAGGTCCACGCCGGCCTTGGCGCCAACCTGTTCGTCACTGGGCACTCAGTCCTGGACAACGGCGTCGACAACGGACAACAAGGTTTCGACTACGAGATTCTCGACTTCCTCCGCGGCGAAGGGACTGACCAGGAAATCGCCGCCGACGATTACTCGATCGCGATCATCGGCAACGACACGGTCGACTGGGGCTTCTCGACCGGCACCCATACGGCCATCGGCTACGAATCGACCTCGTTCTACGACATCGACGACATCACGCCGCTGATGTGGATCGAGATCCTGTCGAAAGACGCGTTGATCATCCTGTCGGACCTCAACGCCATGCCGACCGAAGGCCTGGACGATGCGCAAGTCGCCAAGATCGTCTCCGCCAAATCGAATATCGCCGCTGCAATCAACAGTCGCGGTATCGACATCTGGGCCGGCGGCGGCAGCCTGGCGTCGGGATACTACGACTTCCTGCCTGCCGGTTCGGTCGATGTCGCGGACCTGGGCGTTTCGGCGACGCCTTACGACTCGACGGTCATTGGTGAGTCGATTGGCGTCACCGACCCCATGGTTAACGCAGCGGAGGCTTATTCGCAGTTCACCGCTTACGACGCCAACTTCTTTGAGGTCGAGCAACGAGACGCCGGCGAAACGATTTCGCTACTCGCCCGTAACGTCGCCTTCGCGGACGACGTACTCGTGCAAGCGACCGAAGAGACCGAGATTCTGATGCACGGCGTCATTGGATACAAGTTCCATGACGTCAATCAGGACGGCATTCGCCAAAGTAACGAGCCCGGTCTGGCTGGCTTCACCTACTTCATCGATGAAAACGGCGACGGCAAGATTGGCCTCTGCGAACCGGCCGCGGTTACCGATGAAAACGGCATGTTCACCCTCTACCCGCGTAACAGCGGCACTTTCAACATTTTGCAGGTGACCGAGCCGGGGTACTACGACACCGATGAGATTTCGCATGTCATCGAAGTCGACGGCGACCGCATCACAATCAACGCTCCGCTGATCTCTGGCGCCATTCCCGCCATCGATTACGGCGACGCAGGCATGCCCTACGCCGCCCACCCGGTCGTCGACGGCTTGCAACTGGGCGAATCGCCGCTGGTCGACGATGGCGTCGTCTTTGGCTCGGGCCTGAAGATCGGAACCAACACGGTCACCATCGATTCGTCGACGGTGTTGTCGACGGCGCTGCTGCAAGGCTTCATGGACTTCAACAAGGACGGCGACTTCGATGACGCCGGCGAGCAGATCTTCAAAAATCTGCAGTTGAAGCCCGGGATCCATACCTACACGTTCACAATCCCGAACACGGTGATTGACGACTCGGCCCTGCCGGAAGCGTATCGCATTGCGATGAACGCCCGCTTCCGCATCGACTATACCCAGAACCTGGGTCCAACCGGCGTTGGATTCGCCGGCGAAGTCGAAGACTATCAACTCTTCGTCGCTCAAGATCCCGAAAGCGGTCTCTTCCTGAACGACGACGCGTTCACCTATGAAGAAGACACAGCCGATCAGACATACGATGTCTTGGCGAACGACAAGACCTTCTTCAACCGCACGATCACGCTGACCAGCGTTACCTCGGAAACCGCTGGCGTCCCCAGCACCGCGTTTACGATCGTCGGCAACAAGATTGTCTTCGACGCCACCGGCATCCTCGACGTGGGCGAAGACATCGTCGTCGAATACGAAGCCATCGATTCGGCTGGCTTCACCTCGACGGCGAAGCTGACGCTCAAGGTCGCCGGCACGCCAATCTCGTCGTCCTTCAACTCAACGGCTTTCGTGAACACCGAGAAGCGGGGCGACGTCAACAAAGATGGCGTGGTAACCACCCACGACCTGGCGATCATCTTGTACGAGCTGAAGCACAACGGACCGCGCGCTCTGCCGCAAGTTACGCCGACCAACCCGAACTTTAATCAGTTCATTGACGTCAACGGCGACGGGCTGTTCAGCTCGCTGGACGTGACGGCGGTCCTTTCCGCGCTGAGCCGCGCTTCCCGAGAACGGGAACGGGAACGGGAAGCGGTCGACGTGGCGTTGGCTGCGGAAGAAACGCCGATCTTGGAAGCGACGACGCCGGTTCTTACCGAATCCGCGTTTGCGACCTCATCGCCGATCGTCACCTCGTCCAGTTCGACGCCTTCCAGCAACGTCACTCCTTATCTGGCCGGCGTCCTCGAAAAATCGAGCGACCAGAAGAGCCTGCTGGATCAGGAGTCGGAACCTGACGAAGGCGAATCAAACCTGGAAGGGGAATTGACCGATTACCTTTACCCCAGCGACTCGCTCGACTTCCGTTTGATCGAGTCGACCAGCACTTCGACGCTGCTGGATGAAGATGTCGAATCGACGATCGATGAAATCGCGATTGACGTTGAAGCCGCCTGGGAAGAAGATCTGATCAGCGGCTAAGTATCCCCCCCTGCAGCGAACAATTTCTCACGCGGCGGAGCGGCTCGCCTCTCCGCCGCTTTTTATTTGCCTTGGAAGGAATTCAGGTGAACGAAGAATCACTGGCGAAACTGCGACAGCGAAATCTCGACTCGGCGGGAGAATGGAAACGCTACGCCGAGCATCGCCGACATTGCACGCGTCTGATTCTCGATGCCGCTCCTGTCAAACCGACTCGACTCTGCCTCCTGGGCGCCGGCAACTGCAACGATGTCGAACTGACCGCCCTCGCCAAGAAGTTTGCCGAGATCCACCTGGTCGATTTCGACAAAGAGGCGGTTACCAAAGGCCTGAAACGCCAATTCAGCGGGCTCCAGGGTAAAATCATGATTCATGCGCCGGTCGATCTCGATGCCGAAGATGCGATCAGCCAGCTCTCTGCGATCGGCAAGTTCGATGTCGTTGCGTCGCTTTGCGTACTGTCGCAAATTATCGATGCAATTCCCGAGCAGCAGAAGAACAAAGAAGAAGGGCTGCCGCTGATTCACCAAATCCGGACACGCCACTTTGACCTGCTGACCAGCCTCGCTGGCCCCCAGGGAAGCGTCGTCATCGCCAACGAGGCGGTCTCGAGCGACACCGAACCAAGCGTCGCCACCTGCGAAGCCCCCATGCTCGGACCGACTCTGGTTCAGTTAGCCTTAGAACAAAAGCTGTTTATGGGTCTCAATCCCGCGGTAATCGCTGGGGAACTGCAAGCTCTGGCGCCGGGGCACACGCTAAAGACCACCCCACCCTGGAAGTGGGACTTCGGCGCCCGTACTTATGCGGTATGCGGCCACAGCCTGAATCGCCAAGCTTAATTCCTTGACTTTCCCAAGATCCCTGTTGCCAAATTTCAACGGTTGGAGGGAAATTACCG
It includes:
- a CDS encoding GEVED domain-containing protein, with the translated sequence MKRSSRKPKNRLPKHGSQAKFEALEARMVMDAAGYEAALDSFMGTDRVGRDGPLAVLGWNLTVLYHDGEANSSPIDPDAPTDDETTSDPAGLRELYEIDSENRILLDIAAFDTAGKNDLIAGLGQLGFVQMGQLNNTVSGFLPISSLADLAALPSLGGVSASIVKTHVGSVDSQGDASMLTDEVRAEYGYDGAGQKIGVLSDSYNALGGEAADIATGDLPGAGNPEGYTTPVQVLQDYISIDSSDEGRGMMQLVHDVAPAADLAFTTAFTGKAGFAQGIYDLAAAGSTVIVDDVGYANEPWFSDGMIALAADSVVQNNVAYFTSAGNSARESYESDYRVGNTYNEGDFASATGAPTFFGGTSHDFDPGSGVDDRQSITLAPQSFVTLTMQWDDTFLTDGGIASSSVVDIYVLSGNTVVAGGTDLNVDAFEGFNVINATDSAATYDIMIVSYSGDLPTRLKYVQYRGAMAVNEYDTASGTALGHSNAEYAMSIGAAYYLETPVFGTAPAAIESFSSAGGTPILLDQAGNHITPNYRQTVDVVGPDGSDTTFFGGGDSDATGFPNFFGTSAAAPHVAALAALMRQANTSLSALEVNDILRETATDMDDPTTSGFDVGFDTGTGYGYVNGIEAVLGAIFAGADTIGSPDACGVYTGPAAIEVHAGLGANLFVTGHSVLDNGVDNGQQGFDYEILDFLRGEGTDQEIAADDYSIAIIGNDTVDWGFSTGTHTAIGYESTSFYDIDDITPLMWIEILSKDALIILSDLNAMPTEGLDDAQVAKIVSAKSNIAAAINSRGIDIWAGGGSLASGYYDFLPAGSVDVADLGVSATPYDSTVIGESIGVTDPMVNAAEAYSQFTAYDANFFEVEQRDAGETISLLARNVAFADDVLVQATEETEILMHGVIGYKFHDVNQDGIRQSNEPGLAGFTYFIDENGDGKIGLCEPAAVTDENGMFTLYPRNSGTFNILQVTEPGYYDTDEISHVIEVDGDRITINAPLISGAIPAIDYGDAGMPYAAHPVVDGLQLGESPLVDDGVVFGSGLKIGTNTVTIDSSTVLSTALLQGFMDFNKDGDFDDAGEQIFKNLQLKPGIHTYTFTIPNTVIDDSALPEAYRIAMNARFRIDYTQNLGPTGVGFAGEVEDYQLFVAQDPESGLFLNDDAFTYEEDTADQTYDVLANDKTFFNRTITLTSVTSETAGVPSTAFTIVGNKIVFDATGILDVGEDIVVEYEAIDSAGFTSTAKLTLKVAGTPISSSFNSTAFVNTEKRGDVNKDGVVTTHDLAIILYELKHNGPRALPQVTPTNPNFNQFIDVNGDGLFSSLDVTAVLSALSRASREREREREAVDVALAAEETPILEATTPVLTESAFATSSPIVTSSSSTPSSNVTPYLAGVLEKSSDQKSLLDQESEPDEGESNLEGELTDYLYPSDSLDFRLIESTSTSTLLDEDVESTIDEIAIDVEAAWEEDLISG
- a CDS encoding class I SAM-dependent methyltransferase encodes the protein MNEESLAKLRQRNLDSAGEWKRYAEHRRHCTRLILDAAPVKPTRLCLLGAGNCNDVELTALAKKFAEIHLVDFDKEAVTKGLKRQFSGLQGKIMIHAPVDLDAEDAISQLSAIGKFDVVASLCVLSQIIDAIPEQQKNKEEGLPLIHQIRTRHFDLLTSLAGPQGSVVIANEAVSSDTEPSVATCEAPMLGPTLVQLALEQKLFMGLNPAVIAGELQALAPGHTLKTTPPWKWDFGARTYAVCGHSLNRQA